In Armatimonadota bacterium, one DNA window encodes the following:
- a CDS encoding EamA family transporter: protein MKPGSLTTMLPFFIILIVAIGLGAAGQIMLKAGLKQLPADAAVSAIIASIFTNTRVFAGFVCYGLSSLVYLVAIKHLPLSLAYPMVALSYVLVVAASWKLFHEEIPPLRIAAIAVILAGVVMLAFSSENGGAESAKSAPAPSAMSDAGTGNH from the coding sequence ATGAAGCCGGGATCGCTGACCACCATGCTGCCATTCTTCATTATCCTCATCGTCGCCATCGGCCTTGGTGCAGCCGGGCAGATCATGCTCAAGGCCGGGCTGAAGCAACTTCCGGCAGATGCCGCCGTGAGCGCAATCATCGCGTCCATCTTCACCAACACCCGTGTCTTCGCGGGGTTCGTCTGCTACGGCCTGAGTTCGCTGGTCTACCTGGTGGCCATCAAGCATCTCCCGCTGAGCCTGGCTTACCCGATGGTGGCCCTCAGCTACGTTCTCGTGGTTGCAGCATCGTGGAAGCTGTTCCATGAGGAGATCCCTCCGCTTCGCATCGCCGCGATTGCGGTCATCCTCGCCGGGGTCGTGATGCTGGCCTTCAGTTCCGAAAACGGAGGCGCAGAGAGCGCGAAGTCCGCCCCTGCCCCTTCGGCTATGTCAGACGCAGGCACGGGGAACCACTGA
- a CDS encoding corrinoid protein, producing the protein MADLQALADSVIAGKRDDVAKLTQAAVDEGVSPADIINDGLIAGMSVVGEKFKNNEFYVPEVLIAARAMHAGMDIIKPLLAESGVQPRGKVAIGTVKGDLHDIGKNLVAMMLEGGGYEVLDLEVDVPAEKFVDAVKSGGADVVALSALLTTTMPAMKDTIDALKEAGVRDQVKVVIGGAPVTQNYADEIGADGYAPDAASAVDKVRELLG; encoded by the coding sequence ATGGCGGACCTGCAGGCCTTGGCGGACAGTGTCATCGCGGGCAAGCGCGATGATGTCGCGAAGTTGACGCAAGCGGCCGTGGACGAAGGCGTATCCCCGGCTGACATCATCAATGACGGTCTCATCGCAGGAATGTCCGTCGTTGGTGAGAAGTTCAAGAACAACGAGTTCTACGTGCCGGAGGTCCTGATCGCCGCGCGCGCCATGCACGCGGGGATGGACATCATCAAGCCCCTGCTGGCCGAAAGTGGAGTTCAGCCCCGAGGAAAGGTTGCCATCGGCACGGTCAAGGGCGACCTGCACGACATCGGCAAGAACCTCGTGGCTATGATGCTCGAGGGTGGCGGCTACGAAGTGCTGGACCTCGAGGTCGACGTTCCAGCCGAGAAGTTCGTGGATGCCGTCAAGAGCGGGGGCGCGGACGTGGTCGCGCTGTCTGCACTCCTGACCACGACGATGCCCGCGATGAAGGACACCATTGATGCGCTGAAGGAGGCCGGTGTGCGCGACCAGGTCAAGGTCGTCATCGGTGGCGCGCCCGTGACTCAGAACTACGCGGATGAGATCGGCGCGGACGGGTACGCCCCGGATGCGGCGTCCGCCGTGGACAAGGTCAGAGAACTGCTGGGCTAG
- a CDS encoding B12-binding domain-containing radical SAM protein produces MHETLLVFPRTRYPSGDPPLGVAYLASCLREAGHPARIFDATFCKRPFEDFARELNEHRPRLVAISTLTSMLDSAARMARIAADVLPEAVIVLGGPHPTVEPESAARLPGVSAVCVGEGERALPALLNADLDWRGIQGFGYVENGHFISTGCAQPVDDLDDVPFPAWDLLDMPRYLRLWYHLDAVGMGLRGTSIIASRGCPFNCAYCQPTLHTIFGKQIRRRSTGNVVAELSELKGRFGIDGVMWLDDTFLLDRAWMRELCGEMVRARLGLVWGCNVRADVVDRETLAVMKEAGLRIIHLGIESASQRILDEIYQKGITIDQVRGAVAMAKNLGLCARGYFMLGAPTETEQEARATVELACSLPLDDATFSITTPLPHTHLWDMTRQLVGLEMTDMDYYKVPAYRSAQVLPPGKLVRLKREAYLRFYLGRKRFWRTVQSVCSPMGLQKTLLKLMRF; encoded by the coding sequence GTGCATGAGACCCTGCTGGTGTTTCCGCGAACCAGGTATCCCTCAGGCGACCCGCCGCTTGGGGTGGCTTACCTTGCGTCATGCCTGCGAGAGGCGGGGCATCCAGCGCGCATTTTCGATGCTACTTTCTGCAAGCGCCCCTTCGAGGACTTCGCCCGCGAGCTGAATGAGCATCGGCCACGTCTGGTGGCTATTTCGACGCTCACCTCGATGCTGGACAGCGCGGCGCGGATGGCCCGGATTGCAGCGGACGTCCTGCCCGAAGCCGTGATTGTCCTCGGAGGGCCGCATCCAACCGTTGAGCCGGAAAGCGCCGCGCGGTTGCCTGGAGTGAGTGCCGTCTGTGTGGGCGAAGGCGAACGCGCGCTTCCGGCGCTACTCAATGCCGACCTGGATTGGCGAGGCATCCAGGGGTTCGGTTACGTGGAGAATGGGCATTTCATCTCCACCGGCTGCGCACAGCCGGTGGATGACCTCGATGATGTGCCGTTCCCGGCGTGGGACCTGCTGGATATGCCCCGCTACCTGCGGCTGTGGTACCATCTGGATGCTGTGGGCATGGGGCTGCGTGGGACGTCGATCATCGCGTCGCGTGGCTGCCCATTCAACTGCGCATATTGCCAACCCACGCTGCACACAATCTTTGGCAAGCAGATCAGGCGACGCTCTACGGGCAATGTTGTTGCGGAGCTGTCGGAACTCAAGGGCCGCTTCGGGATCGACGGCGTGATGTGGCTGGACGACACCTTCTTGCTGGACCGGGCCTGGATGCGCGAACTGTGCGGGGAGATGGTTCGGGCGCGGCTGGGGCTGGTATGGGGATGCAATGTGCGCGCGGACGTGGTGGACCGCGAGACACTTGCGGTCATGAAGGAAGCAGGGCTTCGGATCATTCACCTGGGGATCGAATCCGCAAGCCAGCGGATCTTGGACGAGATCTACCAGAAGGGGATCACCATCGACCAGGTGCGCGGCGCAGTGGCGATGGCGAAGAATCTGGGATTGTGCGCACGGGGGTATTTCATGCTGGGCGCGCCCACGGAGACTGAGCAGGAGGCGCGGGCGACGGTGGAACTGGCCTGCTCGCTGCCCCTGGACGACGCCACCTTCAGCATCACCACACCCTTACCCCATACCCACTTGTGGGATATGACGCGGCAGCTTGTGGGCCTGGAAATGACGGACATGGACTACTACAAGGTGCCGGCCTACCGTTCGGCGCAGGTCTTGCCGCCCGGGAAGCTGGTGCGGCTCAAGCGCGAAGCTTACTTGCGTTTCTACCTGGGACGCAAGCGGTTCTGGCGCACGGTGCAGTCGGTCTGCTCACCCATGGGCCTGCAGAAGACGTTGCTCAAGCTGATGCGATTCTGA